From a region of the Chroicocephalus ridibundus chromosome 8, bChrRid1.1, whole genome shotgun sequence genome:
- the MPRIP gene encoding myosin phosphatase Rho-interacting protein isoform X6, producing MHKDSSSRDVGRGAEKSGRPLSFKASRQYTTLADVPKAIRISNREAFQVERKRLERRTRARSPGREEVARLFGNERRRSQVIEKFEALDIENAEHMETNVSASAALSSETRQGRSEKRVFPRKRDFTCEGAAVGSILDVSASPLSPHRRAKSLDRRSTESSMTPDLLNFKKGWLTKQYEDGQWKKHWFVLTDQSLRYYRDSVAEEAADLDGEIDLSTCYDVTEYPVQRNYGFQIHTKEGEFTLSAMTSGIRRNWIQTIMKHVRPTTAPDVTRKNFSLKLSVLKPSSLPEEKSKTSSSFETGPKPSEKPDAEQAELDPEQKRSRARERRREGRSKTFDWAEFRPIQQALAQERANAADSSKSGSAAFPRDAGATDADPGELERERARRREERRKRFEMIDAVDGAGSEEALRMEVDRILPVPADIKPQNVHVEIEQRWHQVETTPLREEKQIPIAPLHLAHPEDRDEGLTKQHLTTLLEKELEQKQKEALELLEQNRHLQDQLKVALGREQSAREGYVLQTEVAASPSGAWQRLHKVNQDLQSELEAQCQRQELINQQIQSLKRSYAEAKDVIRHHEAEIQSLQARLSNAAAELSIKEQTLAKLKSDLRSEKEKAKEQLEEWQHGEAALSSQLKASEQKLKNAEALLLEKTQELRDLEMQQALQRDHQKEVQRLQDRIADLSRQLNASEQARVLMEEKLQKNYEALLESCEREKQVLIRSLKEVEDKANEYENQLQNNEQQMEILQKEKLSAKFEGSELVHQLEEQLVMKEASIQKLAEHIKELERERDQIKCRFHELMNQVAESDNEVAKLQAKLKMEETNYHNLEQSFEEVSDQFQGVQKVLKEKEEELRHVKEMHLRIVEKKDQDLSEALVKMVALDSSLEETKVKLKAKEEALKKLASVGTGPCAEEVEDLGPNLEADESHPSQLGQPLQTQDVLPALTYALKEEEEEEVLETSQRQAEEFGSPSKAVELQDQELVQKALAKPDVGIMGAKRQRIRFSSIQCQKYIHPDGSEKNWTSSTSSDTSQDRSLSEESMSSEPALGYPSSGTSDSETYLSIIHSLETKLYITEEKLKDVTMKLESQHGHNQETLIALHHQWASTESQLREQLQTSLSQVSALISQLESERQEKFKLIENHVSELGGFQMKNDQALTCLEKCREQLRSLPKSDKEKEGDLFLVTLSSMETTLSNAIQALRGAPVPSEYQQSESLIAESPAPEGGFLGEEEHVSKEQRAEMFDAGQLRWLSERVAFEASLINQIAESLKNASSEISQLLREIQGTAEVVLLEPANVSHTAVDLASVLSKKLLLEGEFWSQVEELRVHLSTREGEAEGKTETTGLGFSSCFLSAVADATLIKAELGFVAQKMRESFHQRLKKIEEDLHNTKTALQQHKCMLEEIIKAYRTPDFDRVMHQISEALEIQKDASERTQVSWDGSHLQMVPCQELAKAEEIGSLPDRSSEALVSIQEDLAQQLKDKSNVLREISVALLSLPPEEAMRDCQKLLKISQSLSYHSCMGDLERYSSLLVQDAIVQAQVCYAACKVRLEYERELKSYKESLQSMDALCQERVKTVSLLRDEYEDLLRKQQGEYGEVIAMLERENADLKAKVSQLDSQRRLLEEEEHKHSKSLSELQGRYEEEIRNVIEQLNRTEDALKAERTEGLNQLDAIVRDKQNMERYHLEQMQMLEDKFQAKIKELQVIHGEELQALQEHYSQNLQRLQETLDEYQRQHPEASPAAGPGGGDAWAADETGGTGQDPGSDPDSMHGLRERIQELEAQMNVMRDELENKHLEGNASTLREKYQKDFENLKATCERGFAAMEETHQKKIEDLQRQHQRELEKLREEKDRLLAEETAATISAIEAMKNAHREELERELEKSQRSQISSVNADIEALRRQYLEELQSVQRELEVLSEQYSQKCLENAHLAQALEAERQALRQCQRENQELNAHNQELNNRLAAEITRLRTLLTGEGGGEAAGSPLTQGKDAYELEVLLRVKESEIQYLKQEISSLKDELQTALRDKKYASDKYKDIYTELSIVKAKADCDISRLKEQLKAATEAQGEKSPVNTTVSGYDIMKSKSNPDFLKKDRSSVSRQLRNIRSKSLKEGLTVQERLKLFESRDLKKD from the exons TGGAAGAAGCACTGGTTTGTGCTGACCGACCAGAGCCTGAGATACTACCGGGATTCCGTGGCGGAGGAG GCAGCTGACCTGGATGGAGAAATCGATTTATCCACGTGCTATGATGTTACTGAGTACCCGGTTCAGCGAAACTACGGCTTCCAGATCCAC ACAAAGGAAGGGGAATTCACCCTCTCCGCCATGACGTCGGGCATTCGCCGCAACTGGATCCAGACCATCATGAAGCACGTTCGCCCCACCACGGCTCCCGATGTAACAAG GAAAAACTTCTCTTTGAAACTATCCGTGCTGAAGCCCAG CTCCCTGccggaagagaaaagcaaaacaagctctTCCTTCGAAACTGGTCCAAAGCCGAGCGAGAAGCCGGATGCGGAGCAAGCTGAGCTGGACCCCGAGCAGAAGCGGAGCCGTGCCCGGGAGCGCCGGCGAGAAGGACGGTCCAAGACCTTTGACTGGGCTGAATTTCGCCCCATCCAGCAGGCCCTGGCGCAGGAGCGTGCAAACGCTGCAGACTCCTCCAAGAGTGGCTCTGCCGCCTTCCCCAGGGACGCCGGTGCCACCGATGCCGACCCGGGAGAGCTGGAGCGGGAGCGGGCCCGGCGACGGGAGGAGCGTCGCAAGCGCTTTGAGATGATCGATGCTGTGGACGGGGCAGGGTCGGAAGAAGCATTAAGGATGGAGGTGGACCGGATCCTGCCCGTCCCGGCGGACATCAAACCGCAGAACGTGCACGTGGAGATCGAGCAGCGCTGGCACCAGGTGGAGACCACCCCGTTGCGGGAGGAGAAGCAGATCCCCATCGCACCCCTGCACCTTGCTCACCCCGAGGACCGGGACGAGGGGCTGACGAAGCAGCACTTGACCAcgctgctggagaaggag ctggagcagaagcagaaggaggCCCTGGAGCTCCTGGAGCAGAACCGGCACCTGCAGGACCAGCTGAAAGTGGCACTGGGCCGGGAGCAGAGTGCCCGGGAGGGCTACGTGTTGCAG ACCGAGGTGGCCGCCTCGCCATCAGGTGCCTGGCAGAGGCTCCACAAAGTCAACCAAGACCTCCAAAGCGAGCTGGAAGCCCAATGCCAGCGTCAAGAGCTGATCAATCAGCAGATTCAGTCGCTGAAGCGCAGCTACGCCGAGGCCAAGGACGTGATCCGGCACCACGAAGCCGAGATTCAGAGCCTGCAGGCGAGGCTCAGTAACGCGGCGGCCGAGCTCTCCATCAAGGAGCAGACCCTGGCCAAGCTCAAGAGCGACCTGAGGAGCgaaaaagagaaagccaaagagcagctggaggagtGGCAGCACGGCGAGGCCGCGCTCAGCTCCCAGCTGAAGGCCAGCGAGCAGAAGCTGAAGAACGCggaggctctgctgctggagaagacCCAGGAGCTGCGGGACCTGGAGATGCagcaggctttgcagagggatcatCAGAAGGAGGTGCAGCGGCTCCAAGACAGGATCGCGGACCTGAGCAGGCAGCTGAATGCTAGCGAGCAAGCGCGGGTCCTCATggaggagaagctgcagaagaatTACGAGGCTCTGCTGGAGAGCTGCGAGAGGGAAAAGCAGGTTTTAATACGGAGTCTGAAGGAGGTGGAGGATAAGGCAAATGAGTACGAGAACCAGCTGCAAAATAACGAGCAGCAAATGGAGATTCTGCAGAAGGAGAAGCTGAGTGCAAAGTTCGAAGGCAGCGAGCTTGTCcaccagctggaggagcagctggtgATGAAGGAGGCCAGCATCCAGAAACTCGCAGAGCACATCAAGGAGCTCGAAAGAGAAAGAGATCAGATCAAATGTCGGTTCCACGAGCTCATGAATCAGGTTGCCGAGTCGGATAACGAAGTTGCAAAGCTGCAAGCAAAGCTGAAAATGGAAGAGACCAACTACCACAATCTGGAACAATCGTTTGAGGAGGTGTCAGATCAGTTCCAGGGTGTGCAGAAggtgctgaaagaaaaagaagaagagctGAGGCACGTTAAGGAAATGCACTTGAGAATTGTGGAGAAGAAAGATCAAGATCTCAGTGAGGCTTTGGTTAAAATGGTTGCTTTAGATAGCAGTTTAGAGGAGACTAAAGTAAAGCTAAAGGCCAAGGAGGAGGCTTTAAAGAAATTAGCTAGTGTAGGCACAGGTCCATGTGCTGAGGAGGTGGAAGACCTTGGCCCTAATCTCGAGGCTGATGAAAGTCATCCGTCCCAACTGGGGCAGCCTCTGCAAACTCAGGATGTCCTCCCAGCTCTGACTTATGcactgaaggaggaggaggaggaggaggttctTGAGACCAGCCAGAGGCAGGCAGAGGAATTCGGCTCCCCGTCCAAAGCTGTGGAGCTCCAGGACCAAGAGTTAGTTCAGAAAGCCTTAGCAAAGCCTGATGTAGGGATCATGGGGGCCAAGAGGCAAAGAATCCGTTTCTCGAGCATCCAGTGCCAAAAATACATTCATCCAGACGGATCAGAGAAAAACTGGACGAGCAGCACCTCTTCAGACACGAGCCAAGACAGATCGCTGTCTGAAGAAAGCATGTCATCAGAGCCAGCTCTTGGTTACCCATCATCAGGGACGAGCGACTCTGAGACCTATCTCTCAATCATCCATTCCCTGGAAACCAAACTTTACATTACAGAGGAAAAACTCAAAGACGTAACGATGAAGCTTGAAAGCCAGCACGGCCATAATCAGGAGACGCTCATCGCCCTCCACCATCAGTGGGCCAGCACGGAGTCTCAGCTGCGGGAACAACTTCAGACCAGCTTATCCCAAGTCAGTGCTTTGATCTCGCAGCTGGAGAGTGAGAGGCAGGAAAAGTTCAAGCTCATAGAAAATCACGTTAGTGAGCTGGGaggtttccaaatgaaaaatgatCAAGCGCTGACTTGCTTAGAGAAGTGCCGGGAGCAGCTAAGATCTTTGCCCAAGTCAGACAAGGAAAAAGAGGGTGATTTGTTCCTTGTTACTCTCTCCAGCATGGAAACAACCTTATCGAATGCAATCCAAGCCTTGAGAGGGGCGCCAGTCCCCTCGGAGTATCAGCAGAGTGAAAGCCTTATCGCAGAAAGCCCCGCTCCAGAAGGAGGTTTTTTAGGAGAAGAGGAGCACGTCTCCAAGGAGCAGCGAGCGGAAATGTTTGACGCCGGCCAGTTGAGATGGCTTTCTGAGAGAGTGGCATTTGAGGCCTCTCTCATCAACCAAATAGCAGAGTCTTTGAAAAATGCAAGCTCTGAGATATCGCAGCTTCTGAGAGAGATCCAGGGAACGGCTGAGGTGGTTTTGTTGGAGCCGGCAAATGTTTCTCATACAGCAGTCGACTTGGCCAGTGTCCTATCTaagaagctgctgctggaaggggaGTTCTGGAGCCAGGTGGAGGAGCTGAGAGTGCACTTGAGCACCAGAGAAGGAGAAGCCGAgggcaaaacagaaacaacaggtttgggcttttcttcatgttttctcaGTGCTGTAGCAGATGCTACATTGATCAAGGCAGAACTTGGGTTTGTCGCACAGAAAATGAGAGAATCTTTTcatcagagattaaaaaaaatcgaAGAAGACCTCCATAATACCAAAACAGCTCTCCAGCAGCATAAATGCATGTTGGAGGAGATCATCAAAGCGTACAGGACTCCTGATTTTGACAGAGTTATGCACCAGATTTCTGAAGCACTTGAAATTCAAAAAGATGCTTCAGAAAGAACCCAAGTCTCCTGGGACGGGAGCCACCTGCAAATGGTGCCGTGTCAGGAATTAGCCAAGGCGGAGGAGATTGGCAGCCTGCCGGACCGTAGTAGTGAAGCTCTTGTTTCCATTCAGGAAGATCTTGCCCAACAACTAAAGGACAAATCAAATGTTCTGAGAGAAATATCTGTTGCCTTACTCTCTCTGCCTCCTGAGGAGGCAATGAGAGACTGTCAGAAGCTCCTGAAGATATCTCAGAGTCTTTCATATCATTCGTGCATGGGAGACCTTGAACGGTATTCCTCTTTGTTAGTCCAAGACGCAATTGTTCAGGCTCAGGTTTGTTACGCCGCTTGCAAAGTCCGACTGGAGTATGAGAGAGAGCTGAAGTCCTACAAGGAGTCCTTGCAGAGCATGGACGCGCTCTGCCAAGAGCGCGTGAAGACGGTCTCTCTCCTTCGGGACGAGTACGAAGACTTGCTTAGAAAGCAGCAGGGTGAGTACGGCGAGGTGATCGCCATGCTTGAACGGGAGAACGCTGATCTCAAAGCAAAGGTGTCCCAGCTTGACAGTCAGCGAAGgcttttggaggaagaggagcataAACACAGCAAGAGCTTGAGTGAATTGCAGGGACGGTATGAGGAGGAGATTCGAAATGTGATAGAGCAACTAAACAGGACCGAGGATGCTCTGAAGGCCGAGAGGACAGAGGGTCTCAACCAGCTGGATGCCATCGTCCGTGACAAGCAGAACATGGAGCGGTATCACCTGGAGCAGATGCAAATGCTGGAGGACAAGTTCCAGGCCAAGATCAAGGAGCTGCAGGTCATCCACGGCGAGGAGCTGCAGGCGTTGCAGGAGCACTACAGCCAGAACCTGCAGCGCCTGCAGGAGACCCTGGACGAATACCAGCGGCAGCACCCGGAGGCGTCCCCCGCGGCAGGCCCGGGTGGTGGGGACGCCTGGGCGGCTGATGAGACGGGTGGCACCGGGCAGGACCCCGGCAGCGACCCGGACTCCATGCACGGCCTGAGGGAGCGTATCCAGGAGCTGGAGGCCCAGATGAACGTCATGAGGGATGAGCTGGAGAACAAGCATCTGGAGGGGAACGCTTCCACCTTGAGGGAAAAATACCAGAAAGACTTTGAAAACTTAAAG GCAACATGTGAAAGGGGCTTTGCAGCCATGGAGGAGACACACCAGAAGAAGATCGAGGACCTGCAGCGGCAGCACCAGCGGGAGCTGGAGAAGCTGCGGGAGGAGAAAGACCGCCTGCTAGCAGAAGAAACGGCTGCCACCATTTCAG CCATCGAAGCCATGAAGAACGCGCACAGAGAGGAGCTGGAGCGAGAGCTGGAGAAGTCCCAGCGCTCCCAGATCAGCAGCGTCAATGCCGACATCGAGGCCCTCCGAAGGCAATACCT GGAGGAGCTGCAGTCGGTGCAGCGGGAGCTGGAGGTCCTTTCGGAGCAGTATTCGCAGAAGTGTTTGGaaaacgcccacctggcgcaggcGCTGGAGGCTGAGAGGCAGGCCCTCCGCCAGTGCCAGCGGGAGAACCAGGAGCTCAACGCCCACAACCAG gagctgAATAACCGCCTGGCTGCGGAGATCACGCGATTGCGGACCCTGCTGACCGGGGAAGGCGGGGGAGAGGCTGCTGGATCGCCTCTCACGCAGGGCAAGGACGCCTACGAGCTGGAG GTCCTGCTGCGGGTCAAAGAATCAGAAATCCAGTACCTGAAGCAGGAGATCAGCTCCCTCAAAGACGAGCTGCAGACGGCGCTGAGG GATAAGAAATACGCCAGCGACAAGTACAAAGACATCTACACGGAGCTGAGCATCGTGAAGGCCAAGGCAGACTGCGATATCAGCAGGTTGaaagagcagctgaaagcagccacAGAAGCTCAGGGAGAGAAATCCCCTGTGAACACCACTGTATCGGGATACG ATATTATGAAATCAAAAAGCAACCCTGATTTCTTGAAGAAAGACAGATCCAGTGTTAGCCGGCAACTAAGGAATATCAGGTCAAAG AGTCTGAAGGAAGGCCTGACTGTGCAAGAACGCCTGAAGCTTTTTGAATCCAGGGACTTGAAGAAAGACTAG